A single window of Synechococcus sp. CBW1004 DNA harbors:
- a CDS encoding clan AA aspartic protease translates to MQPGQGWALGHPRFSPFGVPTDLTPLAPDSVERLSSPLAMGYVHATIELSNPREPALQPIQTRALADSGALMLCIPEHLALQLRLRTESEREVTVADGRSMTVPYVGPVKVSFQDRICFVGALVLGDDVLLGAVPMEDMDLCINPAHHCLEPDPRSPNIPHALVKRAGSRRGADPAGR, encoded by the coding sequence GTGCAGCCAGGCCAGGGCTGGGCCCTGGGGCATCCCCGGTTCAGCCCGTTCGGTGTTCCCACGGATCTCACACCCCTGGCACCCGATAGTGTTGAGAGGCTCAGCAGTCCGCTGGCCATGGGTTACGTGCATGCCACGATCGAACTGAGCAATCCACGGGAACCGGCGCTTCAGCCGATTCAGACCCGGGCTCTGGCCGACAGCGGCGCTCTGATGCTCTGCATCCCGGAACATCTGGCGCTGCAGCTGCGGCTCCGCACCGAGTCCGAGCGCGAAGTGACCGTGGCCGATGGGCGCTCGATGACGGTGCCCTACGTGGGTCCGGTCAAGGTGAGCTTCCAGGACCGCATCTGCTTCGTGGGGGCGCTGGTGCTGGGCGATGACGTGCTGCTGGGGGCCGTGCCCATGGAGGACATGGACCTGTGCATCAACCCCGCGCATCATTGTCTGGAGCCCGATCCCCGCAGCCCCAACATTCCGCACGCCCTGGTCAAGCGGGCCGGGAGCCGACGGGGTGCAGATCCTGCAGGGCGTTGA
- a CDS encoding DUF3386 domain-containing protein, producing the protein MTAAPTEAPTPAVIAPGSDLREAFRAAYENRYTWDPDFAGYQGRCVFERAGRRLEGRFQVGADLKATVEGIEDAEVHKALASQLWEVAIHRVRRAFEQTHGENTFTAGDTDDVGTEVIVGGKGEGDRYRIKDDVVTMVHRHIHGTVVTIFTESVTHTGSGYLSRTYTSQYSDPASGAPRGGLSHFTDTFVPLVEGGPWVLSERVVETREEGADQRTVFRFLDLEP; encoded by the coding sequence GTGACCGCCGCTCCCACCGAGGCGCCCACCCCTGCCGTGATCGCTCCCGGCAGTGACCTGCGCGAGGCCTTCCGCGCAGCCTACGAGAACCGCTACACCTGGGATCCAGACTTCGCCGGCTATCAGGGCCGCTGTGTCTTCGAGCGGGCTGGCCGACGGCTGGAGGGGCGTTTCCAGGTGGGCGCCGATCTCAAGGCCACGGTGGAGGGCATCGAGGATGCCGAGGTCCACAAGGCCCTCGCCTCCCAGCTCTGGGAGGTTGCGATCCATCGCGTGCGCCGTGCCTTCGAGCAGACCCATGGCGAGAACACCTTCACCGCCGGCGATACCGATGATGTGGGCACCGAAGTGATCGTGGGCGGCAAGGGCGAGGGGGACCGCTATCGCATCAAGGACGATGTGGTGACGATGGTGCACCGCCACATCCACGGCACGGTGGTGACGATCTTCACCGAGAGCGTCACCCACACGGGCAGTGGTTATCTGAGCCGCACTTACACCAGTCAGTACAGCGATCCCGCCAGCGGCGCCCCGCGCGGCGGTCTCAGCCACTTCACCGACACCTTCGTGCCGCTGGTCGAGGGTGGCCCATGGGTGCTGAGCGAGCGGGTGGTGGAGACCCGGGAGGAGGGGGCGGACCAGCGCACCGTCTTCCGCTTCCTGGACCTGGAGCCCTGA
- a CDS encoding ABC transporter ATP-binding protein, whose protein sequence is MTLVVDDLRWGHPVPGGRWRQLFKDFQLHCPPGQFLVVIGSNGSGKSTLLNLLAGTLMANSGRIELQGRLISGMSDYRRAQRIGRVMQNPLDGTCPGLSIAENLRLAERRRRPAISVRGLSGIHPGRADKRRYRDLLVQLGLPLADRLDTLVGQLSGGQRQTISLVMATLGQPQLLLLDEHTAALDPRAEAQVMALTDRLVRQLGSTALMVTHSLDQALSYGDRLVMLHDGELVGDWSATERQQLSEASLRAMYGTARMTSV, encoded by the coding sequence ATGACCCTGGTCGTGGACGATCTCCGCTGGGGACATCCGGTTCCCGGAGGCCGCTGGCGCCAGCTCTTCAAGGACTTCCAGCTCCACTGCCCCCCCGGACAGTTCCTGGTGGTGATCGGCAGCAACGGCTCCGGAAAGTCGACGCTGCTCAATCTCCTTGCCGGAACCCTGATGGCCAACTCCGGCCGGATCGAACTGCAGGGTCGGCTGATCAGCGGTATGAGCGACTATCGCCGCGCCCAGCGCATCGGCCGGGTGATGCAGAACCCCCTCGACGGCACCTGCCCGGGCCTAAGCATCGCCGAGAACCTACGGCTGGCGGAACGTCGCCGCCGCCCGGCGATCAGCGTCCGCGGCCTGAGCGGCATCCATCCGGGCCGCGCAGACAAGCGCCGCTACCGCGATCTTCTGGTGCAGCTGGGTCTGCCCCTGGCCGACCGCCTCGACACGTTGGTGGGCCAGCTGTCCGGGGGGCAGCGTCAGACGATCTCCCTGGTGATGGCGACCCTTGGCCAGCCTCAGCTCCTGCTGCTCGATGAACACACCGCCGCCCTCGATCCACGCGCCGAAGCCCAGGTGATGGCCCTCACCGACAGGCTCGTGCGCCAACTGGGCAGCACGGCCCTGATGGTGACCCACAGCCTGGACCAGGCCCTCAGCTATGGCGACCGACTGGTGATGCTGCACGACGGAGAGCTGGTGGGCGACTGGAGCGCCACCGAACGACAACAGTTGAGCGAAGCAAGCTTGCGAGCGATGTACGGAACCGCCAGAATGACGTCCGTTTGA
- a CDS encoding ABC transporter permease, translating into MLSLWLGAYDQGLAYAGLALGTYLTLRVLNFADLTVDGAFALGGCIAALMLSQGIPVAQALLWALIGGGLAGTVTALIHTRLGVNDLFSGILTTTGLYSITLRLMGRSNIPLTESGTLVSWLPDLGLGDDGRWALALTAIVLGLIGLLALLLSTDLGLALRAIGNNPTMTRANAISPARALTFGIALANALVALAGALVAVYQGFADVTMGIGSLVLGLGMVIIGESLLRPRSVKRALLAVAIGAILFRLLIAIALQLGLEPVDLKLATAVLLLIGLSLGHLKIPGLTSRNGCESDTQPDTTQTDPGDDPPVSGDDIEHPPAVEAR; encoded by the coding sequence ATGCTTTCCCTCTGGCTGGGGGCCTACGACCAGGGACTGGCCTATGCCGGTCTGGCGCTTGGCACCTATCTGACGCTGCGCGTCCTCAACTTTGCCGACCTCACTGTCGATGGTGCCTTCGCCCTCGGTGGTTGCATCGCAGCCCTGATGCTCAGTCAGGGCATCCCGGTGGCGCAGGCCCTGCTCTGGGCCCTGATCGGTGGTGGCCTCGCCGGCACGGTCACAGCCCTGATCCATACCCGCCTCGGGGTGAACGATCTGTTCTCGGGCATCCTCACCACGACGGGCCTCTACTCGATCACGCTGCGATTGATGGGGCGCTCCAACATCCCGCTGACGGAGAGCGGAACGCTGGTGAGCTGGCTGCCGGACCTGGGGCTCGGGGACGACGGCCGCTGGGCCCTGGCGCTCACGGCCATCGTGCTCGGTCTGATCGGCCTGCTGGCCCTGCTGCTCTCCACCGATCTCGGACTGGCCCTGCGGGCGATTGGCAACAACCCAACCATGACGCGCGCCAACGCCATCAGTCCGGCCCGCGCCCTGACCTTCGGCATCGCCCTGGCGAATGCCTTGGTGGCCCTGGCGGGAGCCCTGGTCGCCGTCTATCAGGGTTTCGCCGACGTCACCATGGGCATCGGCTCTCTGGTGCTCGGCCTCGGCATGGTGATCATCGGCGAATCGCTGCTCCGGCCGCGATCGGTCAAGCGTGCGCTGCTGGCCGTCGCCATCGGTGCGATTCTGTTCCGCCTGCTGATTGCGATCGCGCTGCAGCTGGGCCTCGAGCCGGTCGATCTCAAACTGGCGACGGCTGTGCTGCTGCTGATCGGCCTCTCCCTGGGCCATCTCAAAATCCCGGGGCTCACCTCCCGCAACGGCTGTGAATCCGACACACAGCCGGACACGACGCAGACAGATCCGGGCGACGACCCGCCGGTCTCCGGCGACGACATCGAGCATCCCCCTGCCGTGGAGGCCCGATGA
- the rsfS gene encoding ribosome silencing factor, with protein MAEVHSPDDTAPVSRPSPDPTRARLDVDDSRALALLAAEACDDRKAVDIRLIRVDEVSSLSDWFVICSGLTDVQVRAIARSVEDAIEEQCARLPLRREGQSEGRWVLLDYGELIVHVLTPQERSYYDLESFWGHGEQERYVSPLAPADLPPPVGGTA; from the coding sequence ATGGCTGAGGTCCATTCCCCCGATGACACTGCACCCGTGTCCCGGCCCAGCCCCGATCCCACCCGTGCCAGGCTCGATGTCGACGACAGCCGTGCGCTGGCGCTGCTGGCCGCTGAGGCCTGCGATGACCGCAAGGCGGTCGATATCCGCCTGATTCGTGTCGACGAGGTCAGCTCCCTGTCCGACTGGTTCGTGATCTGCAGCGGTCTCACCGATGTGCAGGTCCGCGCCATCGCCCGCTCCGTGGAGGATGCGATCGAGGAGCAGTGCGCTCGGCTGCCGCTGCGGCGGGAAGGCCAGAGCGAGGGGCGTTGGGTGCTGCTCGATTACGGCGAGCTGATCGTGCACGTGCTCACCCCCCAGGAGCGCTCCTATTACGACCTGGAATCGTTCTGGGGCCACGGGGAACAGGAGCGCTACGTCAGTCCGCTGGCTCCCGCCGATCTCCCTCCACCTGTGGGTGGCACGGCGTGA
- a CDS encoding DUF6447 family protein yields METPAQQPPVLTFEGKRYDLNALPDDVKELVRGMQVADAQLRMHEDTLKVLAVGRQAMAAKLNDRLQTIPPLAD; encoded by the coding sequence TTGGAAACTCCAGCACAGCAGCCCCCCGTGCTCACCTTCGAGGGCAAGCGCTACGACCTCAATGCTCTTCCCGACGATGTCAAGGAGCTTGTGCGTGGCATGCAGGTGGCCGATGCCCAGCTGCGCATGCATGAGGACACCCTAAAGGTGCTCGCCGTCGGCCGCCAGGCAATGGCAGCCAAACTAAATGATCGTCTCCAGACGATCCCCCCACTGGCGGACTGA
- a CDS encoding CGLD27 family protein, translating into MDGIACPVPAEQQPLQEYQQLEASWFFAWPSTSTPALLRPLGVAWFLALLPALLVASGSYVLRHHPLPLLLAALVVALLLPLLLLVRQWLGWSYVRRRLVLERVEYEESGWYDGQVWEKPLAWRQRDLLVARHQVKPVMDRLRRALLLTIALMAGGLLLLVAGLWQAL; encoded by the coding sequence CTGGATGGCATCGCCTGCCCGGTGCCTGCGGAACAACAGCCGCTGCAGGAATACCAGCAGCTTGAGGCCTCCTGGTTCTTCGCCTGGCCCTCGACCTCCACGCCAGCGCTCCTCCGCCCACTGGGTGTGGCCTGGTTTCTTGCGCTCCTGCCGGCCTTGCTGGTGGCGAGCGGCAGCTATGTCCTGAGGCATCACCCGCTGCCGCTTCTCCTGGCGGCTCTGGTGGTGGCTCTTCTGTTGCCCCTGCTGCTGTTGGTACGGCAGTGGCTGGGATGGAGCTACGTGCGCCGGCGTCTGGTGCTGGAGCGCGTGGAGTACGAGGAGTCCGGTTGGTACGACGGCCAGGTCTGGGAGAAACCGCTCGCCTGGCGTCAGCGCGATCTCCTGGTGGCACGCCATCAGGTCAAGCCGGTGATGGATCGTCTGCGTCGCGCTCTGCTCCTGACCATCGCCCTGATGGCCGGTGGTCTGCTCCTCCTGGTGGCCGGGCTCTGGCAGGCTCTCTGA
- a CDS encoding ABC transporter substrate-binding protein: protein MSIDRRRFLVLMGAGLGSSVVLAACGRQGGGTATKVKGPTVAMLQMVDAPPPNEVRRGFIAALAKAGYEEGKTINFVQKDAAGELPNSTLIMKQFVGGKADLIFAIGTPPLQAAMKEVPETTPVVFAYTSNPWGAGAGTPPGGVGQHRPNVVGTIGTSPVDKELDLARELVPGLKSVGLIYNPGEPNSEFEAKLLKEEAAKRGITVEEQSVANSGEVLQAAEALAQKKVQAFVKIGDYATIQGFGSIAKVGLKNKIPVISVDADDIKLPGTLATLGWSYYDDGYAAGELAVKVLKGESPATMAFLPLTKIDILINRSTAKAIGLDVSDALLAKANKVVD from the coding sequence ATGAGCATCGATCGCCGCCGCTTCCTCGTTCTGATGGGAGCCGGACTCGGCAGCAGTGTGGTGCTGGCGGCCTGCGGCCGTCAGGGAGGAGGCACGGCCACCAAGGTGAAAGGTCCAACGGTGGCGATGCTGCAGATGGTGGATGCCCCGCCTCCGAATGAGGTGCGCCGGGGCTTCATCGCCGCCCTGGCAAAGGCGGGCTACGAAGAAGGCAAGACGATCAACTTCGTCCAGAAGGATGCCGCCGGCGAACTGCCCAATAGCACCCTGATCATGAAGCAGTTCGTCGGTGGCAAAGCCGATCTGATCTTCGCGATCGGCACCCCGCCGCTGCAGGCCGCCATGAAGGAGGTCCCGGAGACAACCCCAGTGGTGTTCGCCTACACCTCCAACCCCTGGGGAGCGGGGGCGGGCACGCCTCCCGGAGGCGTCGGACAGCACCGCCCGAATGTGGTCGGCACGATCGGCACCAGTCCCGTCGACAAGGAACTGGATCTGGCACGTGAACTGGTGCCGGGTCTTAAGAGCGTGGGCCTGATCTACAACCCCGGGGAACCGAATTCGGAATTCGAGGCCAAGCTGCTCAAGGAGGAGGCTGCCAAGCGCGGCATCACGGTGGAAGAGCAGTCCGTGGCCAATTCCGGCGAAGTGCTGCAGGCAGCCGAAGCACTGGCCCAGAAAAAGGTGCAGGCCTTTGTGAAGATCGGCGATTACGCCACCATCCAGGGCTTTGGATCGATCGCCAAGGTGGGGCTCAAGAACAAGATCCCGGTGATCTCCGTCGATGCTGATGACATCAAGCTCCCCGGAACCCTGGCGACCCTTGGCTGGTCCTACTACGACGACGGCTACGCTGCCGGCGAGCTGGCGGTGAAGGTGCTCAAGGGCGAATCGCCGGCGACGATGGCTTTCCTGCCGCTCACCAAGATCGACATCCTGATCAACCGCAGCACGGCCAAGGCCATCGGCCTCGATGTCAGTGATGCACTGCTGGCCAAGGCCAACAAGGTTGTCGACTGA
- the carB gene encoding carbamoyl-phosphate synthase large subunit, whose protein sequence is MPRRTDLRRILLLGSGPIVIGQACEFDYSGTQACKALKAEGFEVVLVNSNPASIMTDPDMADRTYIEPLTPEVVRRVIELERPDALLPTMGGQTALNLAVALARDGTLERFGVELIGADLQAIEKAEDRDLFKQAMERIGVAVCPSGIAKTLEEAEAVGERIGSYPRIIRPAFTLGGSGGGIAYNPEEFRAICLSGLDASPVNQILIEQSLLGWKEFELEVMRDTADNVVIVCSIENLDPMGVHTGDSITVAPAQTLTDREYQRLRDQSIAIIREIGVDTGGSNIQFAINPANGDVIVIEMNPRVSRSSALASKATGFPIAKIAARLAVGYTLDEIVNDITGKTPACFEPTIDYVVTKIPRFAFEKFRGSPAVLTTAMKSVGEAMAIGRCFEESFQKALRSLETGHAGWGCDRSDAPPERSELERQLRTPSPDRIFSVRAAMVAGYSDADIHRISAIDPWFLAKLRRILEAQQRLLSGRQLADLEAEALLELKQLGFSDRQIAWATGSHELEVRNRRQGLGISAVFKTVDTCASEFASTTPYHYATYEQPLQRLNPDGSLTLIPPETEVQPETRPKVMILGGGPNRIGQGIEFDYCCVHASFALQAEGFATVMVNSNPETVSTDYDTSDRLYFEPLTLEDVLNVIEVEKPVGVIVQFGGQTPLKLAIPLLRWLESPAGKTTGTRIWGTSPESIDSAEDREQFEAILRRLEIRQPRNGLARSEAEARAVADRVGYPVVVRPSYVLGGRAMEVVYGEEELNRYMAEAVNVEPDHPVLIDQYLENATEVDVDALCDATGRVVIGGLMEHIEPAGVHSGDSACALPAVSLEAQALATIRQWSEALALALQVNGLINLQFAIKDGDVYIIEANPRASRTVPFVAKATGVPLAKIASRIMAGRSLEQIGLTREPVPPLQAVKEAVLPFKRFPGADSILGPEMRSTGEVMGTARSFGLAYAKAELAAGEALPTGGTVFLSTHDRDKPALVPVAQRLSELGFRLVATEGTARSLRESGLAVESILKVHEGRPNIEDAIRSGEIQLVINTPVGRQAAHDDRYLRRAAIDYAVPAVTTLAGARAAVEAIAALQDETLPVNALQDLHPVGSRPA, encoded by the coding sequence ATGCCCCGCCGCACGGATCTCAGGCGCATCCTGCTGCTGGGGTCGGGTCCGATCGTGATCGGACAGGCCTGCGAGTTCGACTACTCCGGCACCCAGGCCTGCAAGGCCCTCAAGGCAGAGGGGTTCGAAGTGGTGCTGGTGAACTCCAACCCTGCCTCGATCATGACCGATCCGGACATGGCGGATCGCACCTACATCGAGCCGCTCACCCCCGAGGTGGTGCGCCGGGTGATCGAGCTGGAGCGCCCCGATGCCCTGCTGCCGACCATGGGGGGCCAGACCGCTCTCAACCTGGCAGTGGCGCTGGCCCGTGACGGAACCCTGGAACGCTTCGGCGTCGAACTGATCGGAGCGGATCTTCAGGCGATCGAGAAGGCCGAGGACCGCGATCTGTTCAAGCAGGCCATGGAGCGGATCGGGGTGGCGGTGTGTCCCTCAGGGATCGCCAAGACGCTGGAGGAAGCCGAGGCCGTCGGCGAGCGCATCGGCAGCTATCCGCGCATCATCCGGCCCGCCTTCACTCTGGGCGGCTCCGGCGGCGGCATCGCCTACAACCCGGAGGAGTTCCGCGCGATCTGCCTGAGCGGCCTCGATGCCAGTCCGGTGAACCAGATCCTGATCGAGCAGTCGCTGCTCGGCTGGAAGGAGTTCGAGCTGGAAGTGATGCGCGACACCGCCGACAACGTGGTGATCGTGTGCTCGATCGAGAATCTCGATCCGATGGGGGTGCACACGGGTGATTCGATCACCGTCGCCCCAGCGCAGACCCTGACCGACCGCGAGTACCAGCGCCTGCGGGATCAGTCGATCGCCATCATCCGCGAGATCGGCGTCGACACCGGCGGCAGCAACATTCAGTTCGCGATCAATCCCGCCAATGGCGACGTGATCGTGATCGAGATGAACCCGCGCGTCAGCCGCAGTTCGGCACTGGCCAGCAAGGCCACCGGCTTCCCGATCGCCAAGATCGCGGCACGCCTGGCGGTGGGCTACACGCTCGACGAGATCGTCAACGACATCACCGGCAAGACGCCCGCCTGCTTCGAGCCCACGATCGATTACGTGGTGACGAAGATTCCCCGCTTCGCCTTCGAGAAGTTCCGGGGCAGCCCGGCGGTGCTCACCACGGCGATGAAATCGGTGGGGGAGGCGATGGCCATCGGCCGCTGCTTCGAGGAGTCGTTCCAGAAGGCCCTGCGCTCCCTGGAGACCGGCCACGCCGGCTGGGGCTGCGACCGGTCGGACGCGCCACCCGAGCGCTCGGAACTGGAGCGGCAGCTCCGCACCCCCTCCCCGGATCGGATCTTCTCGGTGAGGGCGGCGATGGTGGCCGGCTACAGCGATGCCGACATCCACCGCATCTCGGCGATCGACCCCTGGTTCCTGGCCAAGCTGCGCCGCATCCTCGAGGCCCAGCAACGGCTGCTCAGCGGACGCCAGCTCGCGGATCTCGAAGCGGAAGCCCTGCTCGAGCTCAAGCAGCTCGGCTTCTCCGACCGCCAGATCGCCTGGGCCACCGGCAGCCATGAACTGGAGGTGCGCAACCGCCGCCAGGGACTCGGGATCAGCGCCGTGTTCAAGACGGTGGACACCTGCGCCTCGGAATTCGCCTCGACGACGCCATACCACTACGCGACCTACGAGCAGCCGTTGCAGCGTCTCAATCCCGACGGCAGCCTGACGCTGATCCCCCCGGAAACCGAAGTGCAGCCTGAGACGCGCCCCAAGGTGATGATCCTGGGCGGCGGCCCCAATCGCATCGGCCAGGGCATCGAATTCGACTACTGCTGCGTGCATGCCTCCTTTGCGTTGCAGGCGGAAGGCTTCGCCACGGTGATGGTGAACAGCAACCCCGAGACGGTCTCCACCGATTACGACACCTCCGATCGCCTCTACTTCGAGCCGCTCACCCTCGAGGATGTGCTCAATGTGATCGAGGTTGAGAAGCCCGTCGGTGTCATCGTCCAGTTCGGCGGCCAGACGCCCCTGAAGCTGGCGATCCCGCTGCTGCGCTGGCTCGAAAGTCCCGCAGGCAAGACCACCGGCACACGCATCTGGGGCACCTCACCGGAATCGATTGACAGCGCCGAAGACCGCGAGCAGTTCGAGGCGATCCTGCGGCGGCTGGAGATCCGCCAGCCGCGCAACGGTCTCGCGCGCAGCGAGGCCGAGGCCCGCGCCGTGGCCGACAGGGTCGGCTATCCCGTCGTTGTGCGCCCCTCCTATGTGCTCGGCGGCCGCGCCATGGAAGTCGTCTACGGCGAGGAGGAACTCAACCGCTACATGGCCGAAGCGGTGAACGTCGAACCGGATCACCCGGTGCTGATCGATCAATATCTCGAGAACGCCACGGAAGTGGACGTCGATGCGCTCTGTGATGCCACCGGTCGTGTGGTGATCGGAGGCCTGATGGAGCACATCGAGCCGGCCGGTGTTCACTCCGGTGATTCCGCCTGCGCTCTGCCGGCGGTGAGCCTCGAGGCCCAGGCGCTGGCCACGATCCGGCAGTGGAGCGAGGCCCTGGCCCTGGCGCTTCAGGTGAACGGGCTGATCAACCTGCAGTTCGCCATCAAGGACGGCGACGTCTACATCATCGAAGCCAATCCAAGGGCGTCCCGAACGGTGCCGTTCGTGGCCAAGGCCACCGGCGTGCCGCTGGCCAAGATCGCCAGCCGGATCATGGCCGGCCGCAGCCTTGAGCAGATCGGCCTCACCCGTGAGCCAGTGCCCCCCCTGCAGGCCGTCAAGGAGGCAGTGCTGCCGTTCAAGCGTTTCCCCGGCGCCGATTCGATCCTGGGGCCGGAGATGCGCAGCACCGGCGAGGTGATGGGCACCGCCCGCAGCTTCGGACTGGCCTATGCCAAGGCCGAGCTGGCGGCGGGCGAAGCCCTGCCCACCGGCGGCACCGTGTTCCTCTCCACCCACGATCGCGACAAGCCGGCCCTGGTGCCCGTGGCCCAACGGCTGTCGGAACTGGGCTTCCGGCTGGTGGCCACCGAGGGCACTGCCCGCTCCCTGCGGGAGTCGGGCCTCGCGGTGGAATCGATCCTCAAGGTGCATGAGGGGCGTCCCAACATCGAGGATGCGATCCGCTCCGGTGAGATCCAGCTGGTGATCAACACGCCGGTGGGACGCCAGGCCGCCCACGACGACAGGTATCTGCGGCGTGCCGCCATCGACTACGCCGTGCCGGCCGTGACCACCCTGGCCGGTGCCCGCGCCGCAGTCGAAGCCATCGCCGCCCTGCAGGACGAGACGTTGCCGGTCAACGCCCTGCAGGATCTGCACCCCGTCGGCTCCCGGCCCGCTTGA
- a CDS encoding asparaginase, with the protein MAQPSPSFPGSTRSAKTPLEVRLEREGIPESRHRVHAVVCDQRGRVLMRAGDPQQLSFVRSALKPFQATIFVSSGAADRCGCGDRGLAIACASHAGTAAHAREAFKLLWGAELEVEQLQCPVPSGGRSPLEHNCSGKHAAFLASCRQMHWPLETYLQPNHPLQQEVLKRVAELLAVPAAELVVARDDCGAPTLQLQLAQMALLYAHLGAGALPDLERLSRAMLAHPELVAGEDRFDTELMRLGHGQVISKGGAEGIQCLSRVGEGLGMAIKVEDGSARAKHAVALHLLEQLDWLTPAGLEQLRHRFLEPAPHLRLSVLGELRFD; encoded by the coding sequence ATGGCCCAACCTTCTCCCAGCTTTCCCGGCTCCACCCGCAGCGCCAAGACGCCCCTCGAGGTGCGGCTCGAGCGGGAGGGGATCCCCGAGTCACGCCATCGCGTCCATGCGGTGGTCTGCGATCAGCGCGGTCGGGTGCTGATGCGTGCCGGTGATCCGCAGCAGCTCAGTTTCGTTCGTTCGGCTCTCAAACCCTTCCAGGCCACCATCTTCGTCAGCAGTGGCGCGGCTGACCGCTGTGGCTGCGGTGACCGGGGTCTGGCGATCGCCTGTGCCTCCCATGCCGGCACCGCCGCCCACGCCCGTGAGGCGTTCAAGCTGCTGTGGGGTGCCGAACTGGAGGTGGAGCAGCTGCAGTGCCCGGTGCCGAGCGGCGGCCGCAGCCCTCTGGAGCACAACTGCTCCGGCAAGCATGCGGCCTTCCTGGCGAGCTGCCGCCAGATGCACTGGCCCCTCGAGACCTATCTGCAGCCCAATCACCCGCTGCAGCAGGAGGTGCTCAAGCGGGTGGCCGAACTGCTGGCGGTGCCGGCAGCGGAGCTGGTGGTGGCCCGCGACGACTGCGGTGCCCCCACCCTGCAGCTGCAGCTCGCCCAGATGGCCCTCCTCTATGCCCACCTCGGTGCCGGCGCCCTGCCTGATCTGGAGCGGCTCAGCCGCGCCATGCTCGCCCATCCGGAGCTGGTGGCCGGTGAGGACCGCTTTGATACCGAGCTGATGCGACTCGGGCATGGCCAGGTGATCAGCAAGGGCGGCGCCGAGGGCATTCAGTGCCTCAGCCGCGTCGGCGAGGGGCTGGGAATGGCGATCAAGGTGGAGGACGGCTCGGCCCGGGCCAAGCACGCCGTGGCCCTGCACCTGCTCGAGCAGCTGGACTGGCTGACCCCGGCCGGCCTTGAGCAGCTGCGACACCGCTTCCTCGAGCCGGCGCCGCATCTGCGCCTCTCGGTGCTCGGGGAGCTGCGTTTCGACTGA
- a CDS encoding DUF3318 domain-containing protein: MSELQRLKGLLPPEMQSWVFVEAAASVDPPLITLEEIGRDEIEIQVDLEKWDALALDHRNLLFWHEVGRIQNDAVPRDGWEMAALAIGLGGAIGELWVQDGLLLLMALGLSGFAGYRLYLKNNSEKRLQDAIAADERAIDLACRFGYSLPNAYKSLGGALKELVEQTRKKKRRAFYEDRLEALRRSAGKARAEMAQQQGSRQSVSSENVYG, translated from the coding sequence ATGAGCGAACTCCAGCGCCTGAAGGGGCTGCTTCCCCCCGAGATGCAGAGCTGGGTGTTCGTGGAAGCCGCCGCCTCCGTCGATCCGCCGCTGATCACCCTTGAGGAGATCGGCCGCGACGAGATCGAGATTCAGGTGGATCTCGAGAAGTGGGACGCCCTGGCGCTCGACCATCGCAACCTGCTCTTCTGGCACGAGGTGGGGCGCATTCAGAACGACGCGGTTCCGCGTGACGGCTGGGAGATGGCGGCCCTGGCGATCGGTCTGGGTGGTGCCATCGGCGAGCTGTGGGTGCAGGACGGTCTGCTCCTGCTGATGGCCCTCGGGCTTTCCGGCTTCGCCGGCTACCGCCTCTATCTCAAGAACAACTCCGAGAAGCGCCTGCAGGACGCCATCGCCGCCGATGAGCGGGCGATCGATCTCGCCTGCCGTTTCGGCTATTCCCTGCCGAACGCCTACAAGAGCCTTGGAGGCGCCCTCAAGGAGCTGGTGGAGCAGACCCGCAAGAAGAAGCGCCGCGCCTTCTACGAGGACCGGCTTGAGGCCCTGCGCCGCAGCGCCGGCAAGGCACGTGCCGAAATGGCCCAGCAGCAGGGCTCCCGTCAGTCCGTCAGCAGCGAGAACGTCTATGGCTGA